GCAGCAGTGGAATTGAGACATTGTGCGCGTCCGCTCCCCCGTTGTTGCCGCGCAATTTCACGGCCGTAGTCGTAACAAACGGGGGAACACGAGGCTTTTCATATACGGAAAAATTCGGGGTGGGCGTTCTCCAGCGCCGTCGTTCCTGGATGAGCCGCCAAAAATTGAAGAGCAGACGTTTTGTTAATGGTGAGAATCGGTGTTACAGCCGCTGTACCAGGAGTCTCGAGAATCTCTGCTAGCTTTGATCGGTGCTTAAGAGAAGATGCGAAGTGCCTGTAAGACAGGCCTGGAGCAGATGGGGCAGCTAGGATCCGAACTCTCGCAGACCCGGTTGCCGCAGTCCAGGCAAAAATGATTGTGTCCGCATGGTACGAGAGCAGCGGTGACCTCCTTGTCGCCGCACACCACGCATTCCCGTCGTCCACCGCCCAACAGTGAATCCGTGGGTGACGTTGGACTCGCTGACGCCGGCGGTGATGGCCTCGACGGCAACGCAACGCCCGGGAACGACCAAATCGAAGAGGCGGACGCTGTCTGGGACTCGAACGATGGCGACTCGCCTAGTCCTTCGTCCCTTTCCATACCGGCTCCCCAAATCGCCACAAGATCGTTTAGTCCAGGTGCACCGGAACTACTAGACGAGCTGCTGCAACTTCCGCTGCTGGAAAATGCTCCGCTTGATCCGTTCGAACCGTTCGAGCCTGGTGGATCGAGGCAACCAAGGATCGAGCCCAAGCCACCGCGACAGAGCACGCTTAGCAGTTCCGAATCGTCGAGGGTCGTTCCTGTGCCGGTTCTAAGTGCTATGTGTGCCTCGATCTCGCGTCTCGCAGCCTCCACGCTTTCGGGTAGTCCGGTCACCTCGAACACAGGCTCCTTGTCACGACTGGGCGTCACTATGTAGGTATGCGTTTGATGTTGGATTCTCTTGATGGTCGCGCCTTTCGGTCCTACCACCAGCCCGACTACTCTGTACGGGACTCGTACCTGAATCGTCACGTGGCCTGGTACGGACGCTGGTGGTCCAGGAGGTGCGCCCAACAACGCGCCCAACGAGCTCTTGCGCGACGCGCGGATCTGAGAGAAATGCTCCGCGGCTGACAGGATCTCGCGCTTTGCACGGGCCACATCCTCCTTGCGTCCGGTTACCACGAATACCGGCTCCTCGCCACGCACTGGCGTCTTGATGTAAGTGTTGGTCTTCGCTCGCAGTGCTTTGATTTTACAACCTGCAATCAAACCAGAAACGATCGTTTAGTTACAAGTTTCTTGGAAACCAACATACGAAATTAAGTTTTCATCGTGTTTTTCTAAGAACGCTATTATATCGAAATGCTAAACGTAATcgatcttctctctttctcttttcttaattaattttatacgcgTATCATATGAATATAGCAAGTCTTAcgaatatcgaaatttaaagACTATCGACCTTTCTCATTTCAAGATAAATAGCATTAGTACAAATATGTATGATTTATCTACATATCCTGCAAGTCATTCTTACGAGTCCATCTTTAAGATGAATCCTTTCCATTCACAAAGCTACAACCACCTATAAAACGCAATTATACGCCGATATAAATCAAACAAATGACCAGAAGAATCATTAATCAGCAAGGGAATTGCACCTCGTCAAGACGTGCGTCCCAAGTACATATATCTTAATTCGCTCGTACCAACAACCAAGTCATCGAATTATCCTCACGACCCACGCTTCCTCCCATCTCTGCCAAATCAACCGAGAGTCTGAAAAAACTGCATCCTTCCAAGTACACGTAGCTCGCAAGCCCACGACTGATCGCAGTTCTACGGAAGGTGGTTGACGGTGTCGGTGCTCCGTCGGAGGAGCAGAGTCTTTGTCATGACGCAAGTGTCTGTACGCGGGGAACAACAGACGCATAGCGAGATCTGCGCGTGGTACGAAAAAGGAGAAGCTGTAAGAGAGCGGTGGGATGCCATGTggagagaaggaagaaaacgaCGGTGGAGAGGCAGAGAGA
This Bombus pascuorum chromosome 1, iyBomPasc1.1, whole genome shotgun sequence DNA region includes the following protein-coding sequences:
- the LOC132908109 gene encoding RNA-binding protein MEX3B; this encodes MPTSLFSEMDRGANGGGTASLEDQRALQLALELSMLGLEGTPGCPGTGTGTGTGTTNDPDPLQTTPAGVFEEARSKKSQNMTECVPVPSSEHVAEIVGRQGCKIKALRAKTNTYIKTPVRGEEPVFVVTGRKEDVARAKREILSAAEHFSQIRASRKSSLGALLGAPPGPPASVPGHVTIQVRVPYRVVGLVVGPKGATIKRIQHQTHTYIVTPSRDKEPVFEVTGLPESVEAARREIEAHIALRTGTGTTLDDSELLSVLCRGGLGSILGCLDPPGSNGSNGSSGAFSSSGSCSSSSSSSGAPGLNDLVAIWGAGMERDEGLGESPSFESQTASASSIWSFPGVALPSRPSPPASASPTSPTDSLLGGGRRECVVCGDKEVTAALVPCGHNHFCLDCGNRVCESSDPSCPICSRPVLQALRIFS